A window of Halostagnicola kamekurae contains these coding sequences:
- a CDS encoding IS6 family transposase, giving the protein MPENARLSPSIGQFDLDFVEREATPRLLMKLSIQLHLAGLSLSNTVRLLDIFGVGRARSTVHNCVHKADLQPNSCRNPDHVAVDETVIRLNDEQYWLYAAVDPESNESLHTKLEPTRNKVIASSFFTELREKHDLNDAVFLVDGDKSLNYACQRQGLDFRYERHGNRNSVERIFREIKRRTSSFSNCFSNAYAETADQWLRSFAFAWNQLI; this is encoded by the coding sequence ATGCCCGAAAACGCACGCCTCAGTCCTAGTATCGGCCAGTTCGACTTGGATTTTGTGGAGCGAGAAGCAACACCGCGACTGTTGATGAAACTCAGTATTCAACTCCATCTTGCTGGTCTCTCACTTTCAAATACTGTTCGACTTCTAGATATATTCGGTGTTGGCCGGGCTCGATCGACAGTACATAACTGTGTCCACAAGGCAGATCTACAGCCCAATTCCTGTCGAAACCCGGATCACGTCGCGGTTGACGAGACGGTGATCCGTCTCAACGATGAACAGTATTGGCTGTACGCCGCTGTCGATCCAGAGTCAAACGAATCACTCCATACAAAGCTTGAACCGACTAGAAACAAAGTTATAGCCAGTTCGTTCTTCACGGAATTACGCGAGAAACACGACCTCAATGACGCCGTGTTTCTCGTCGATGGCGATAAATCGCTGAACTATGCCTGTCAACGACAGGGCCTCGATTTCAGATACGAACGCCATGGAAATCGGAACAGTGTTGAACGTATATTTCGTGAGATAAAAAGACGAACCTCTTCCTTCTCAAATTGCTTTAGCAACGCTTATGCAGAAACTGCTGATCAGTGGCTCAGGTCGTTCGCCTTCGCATGGAATCAGCTTATCTGA
- a CDS encoding IS5 family transposase — translation MSKISRFTSKVVQLAQNAVGGRGEVAAPEGGGGFADYAVVSLHCLRVYLEKSYREALDLLSEMPHILGEIGLEPVDLPDHSTLVKWFDKIKTALWRVLLRLSAQLHEPSGHAAIDATFFDRENASKHYCRRTNYRVQTLKATALVDTETQAILDVHCTTEKRHDTQLGWQVARRNAGDLASLAADKGYDWMELREKLRDNGVRPLIKHREFRPIDHAHNARIDGPRYRQRAMCETVFSTIKRTLGDAVRARSWYGEFRELVLMCTVHNIKQAVKQ, via the coding sequence ATGTCGAAAATCTCCCGCTTCACGAGCAAAGTGGTTCAGTTAGCTCAAAATGCTGTTGGTGGCCGAGGCGAAGTCGCCGCCCCCGAAGGGGGTGGCGGCTTCGCCGACTACGCTGTTGTGTCGCTGCACTGTCTGCGGGTTTACCTAGAGAAATCGTATCGAGAAGCGCTCGATCTGCTGAGCGAGATGCCACATATTCTCGGGGAGATCGGCCTTGAGCCGGTCGATCTCCCTGACCATTCCACACTAGTCAAGTGGTTTGATAAGATTAAGACAGCACTCTGGCGAGTGCTGCTGCGCCTGTCGGCGCAGCTACACGAGCCAAGCGGACACGCCGCTATCGACGCGACGTTTTTCGACCGCGAAAACGCGAGCAAACACTACTGCCGGCGGACGAATTACCGCGTGCAGACGCTCAAAGCAACAGCTCTCGTCGATACAGAAACCCAAGCCATTCTGGACGTTCACTGTACGACAGAGAAACGCCACGACACACAGCTCGGCTGGCAGGTCGCCCGCCGCAACGCGGGCGACCTCGCCAGCCTCGCCGCCGACAAAGGCTACGATTGGATGGAATTACGCGAAAAACTCCGCGACAATGGCGTGAGACCGTTGATCAAGCATCGTGAGTTCCGGCCCATCGATCACGCGCACAACGCGCGGATCGATGGACCTCGCTACCGGCAACGAGCGATGTGTGAGACCGTCTTTTCGACGATCAAGCGCACGCTCGGCGACGCCGTGCGTGCGCGATCCTGGTACGGTGAATTTCGTGAACTCGTCCTGATGTGTACGGTTCATAACATCAAGCAGGCGGTGAAACAGTGA
- a CDS encoding DUF6338 family protein, with amino-acid sequence MVSAETLTIAALLIAPGVIAILIGITLGVVEKDVSRDQLYLTSFVSSIGIDVVFIWIAQWRWGMTITDRVAIETVFFGDEQFNVGAAALLFVLSCLLGVIYGIGLTYNVSHYFREKMAFFRSHRRNPWQPWEGSLRDAEEVMVELKNGDDVIGMLAEYSRVEKERQIVLQSPQFLDFEDSPNREKIIIPENEIALVHVMTTQERKGVWNRGKAFLSRSKGSVQGLLLQSNDDYSDEG; translated from the coding sequence ATGGTTTCCGCAGAGACACTAACGATCGCAGCACTTCTTATAGCACCCGGCGTAATCGCTATTCTGATCGGCATCACATTGGGTGTTGTCGAGAAGGACGTTAGCCGTGATCAGCTCTATCTCACAAGTTTCGTCTCGAGCATCGGTATCGACGTTGTGTTCATTTGGATCGCGCAGTGGCGGTGGGGGATGACAATTACTGACCGGGTTGCAATAGAGACTGTGTTTTTTGGAGATGAACAGTTCAATGTCGGAGCAGCAGCCCTCCTGTTCGTTTTGTCTTGCTTACTTGGAGTTATCTATGGTATCGGTTTGACCTATAACGTATCACATTACTTTCGGGAGAAGATGGCTTTTTTTCGGAGCCATCGCCGAAATCCGTGGCAGCCGTGGGAAGGTAGCCTCAGAGATGCAGAAGAGGTCATGGTTGAACTGAAAAATGGGGACGATGTAATCGGTATGTTAGCTGAATATAGCCGTGTGGAAAAAGAGCGTCAGATCGTGCTACAATCACCACAATTTCTCGACTTCGAAGATAGTCCAAACCGAGAGAAAATCATCATTCCAGAAAATGAGATTGCGCTTGTCCATGTGATGACAACACAGGAGCGCAAAGGAGTCTGGAATCGTGGGAAAGCTTTCCTAAGCCGATCAAAGGGTAGTGTACAAGGGCTATTATTACAGTCGAATGATGATTATAGTGACGAGGGCTGA
- a CDS encoding orc1/cdc6 family replication initiation protein, which translates to MSGPFADITETVFAEKSVLSESYQPEEILERDEEIDAFSHALQDVLFGREPENLFLYGKAGLGKTAVTKYMMEELKSEVKTRDEADELHVHEINCNGKTLFMVVRRLTNNLLPPEASSFPKRGLGTGDAFEELYQQLDRLGGTHLIVFDEIDHLDDVNTLLYELPRARSNDQISDSLVGIIGISNNYTFRQTLSSKVKDTLMETEISFSPYDAGELRTILHDRADRAFVDGGCDDSAIAKAAALSAQDMGNARQALDLLRVGAEEAERQDDNIVVDTHIEEARTLVQRGRLRNKIRDQTEHAQYILETIAKLENRGEVPARSKTIQDGYEQVAEAYGTTPLTTLKSIQDHLSDLHMLGFLLRHERNQGLSGGQYYEYELDLDPMIVLETREDIIQSSE; encoded by the coding sequence ATGTCAGGGCCATTTGCAGATATTACGGAAACGGTATTCGCTGAGAAGTCCGTACTCAGTGAAAGCTATCAACCAGAGGAGATTCTCGAGAGAGATGAAGAGATCGATGCCTTCAGCCATGCTCTTCAGGACGTTCTTTTTGGACGAGAACCGGAGAACCTTTTTCTCTACGGGAAGGCAGGACTCGGGAAAACAGCAGTGACAAAGTACATGATGGAGGAGTTGAAGTCTGAAGTGAAAACCCGCGACGAAGCGGATGAACTCCACGTCCACGAAATCAATTGCAACGGAAAGACGCTGTTTATGGTTGTTCGGCGTCTTACCAATAATCTCCTTCCTCCGGAAGCAAGTTCGTTTCCAAAGCGGGGGCTCGGAACTGGGGATGCATTTGAAGAGCTTTATCAACAACTCGATCGACTTGGTGGAACCCATTTGATTGTTTTCGACGAAATTGACCACCTTGACGATGTGAATACCCTTCTCTATGAACTTCCTAGAGCACGATCGAATGACCAAATTTCAGACTCGCTAGTTGGTATCATTGGAATCAGTAATAACTACACATTCAGACAGACGCTTTCATCCAAAGTCAAAGATACACTAATGGAGACGGAAATCTCTTTCAGTCCATACGATGCTGGAGAGCTCCGAACGATTCTCCACGATCGAGCTGATCGAGCGTTTGTTGATGGCGGTTGTGATGATTCAGCGATTGCGAAGGCAGCAGCACTTTCAGCACAAGATATGGGGAACGCACGGCAAGCTCTCGACCTCCTTCGAGTTGGTGCCGAAGAAGCTGAGCGACAGGACGACAACATTGTAGTTGATACTCATATTGAGGAAGCACGCACGCTTGTACAACGTGGACGGCTCCGAAACAAGATCCGGGACCAAACTGAACATGCACAGTATATTCTAGAGACGATTGCAAAGCTCGAGAACCGTGGAGAGGTTCCTGCTCGATCAAAGACCATTCAAGATGGCTACGAACAAGTTGCAGAAGCGTACGGAACAACGCCTTTAACGACACTCAAAAGTATTCAGGACCATCTATCAGATTTACATATGCTTGGATTCCTGCTTCGTCACGAGCGGAACCAGGGGCTTAGTGGAGGTCAATACTATGAGTACGAACTCGATCTCGATCCAATGATTGTTCTCGAGACTCGAGAAGATATCATCCAGTCTTCCGAGTGA
- a CDS encoding ParA family protein, with translation MSDTNTARITVANQKGGAGKTTDVIHTGGALAARDHDVLLVDIDYHGGLTCSLGYNDLYYDTDRTTLFDVLDFDQMESVNDIIVEHEEFDILPASEKLANNKNIQTLLEAPKSRERLEMTLDELDEDYDYIIVDTPPSLNVLTDNALVATGNVVIPVIPEKLNANSLQIFAKQLSSLEQAYGDINRLAIACNRVEQNAEHRDTIEEIKSAYSLPIFEIPKRTDLSQSIGEGVSVFGFAKENKRVEDARELFNEIADLFDETFEKTVPEEVEA, from the coding sequence ATGAGCGACACCAATACCGCACGAATCACCGTGGCGAATCAGAAGGGGGGCGCGGGGAAGACAACCGACGTCATTCATACTGGCGGCGCGCTAGCTGCCCGGGACCACGACGTCCTCCTAGTCGATATCGACTATCACGGAGGACTCACTTGCTCGCTTGGCTACAATGACCTGTACTACGACACTGACCGCACAACGCTGTTCGACGTACTGGATTTCGATCAGATGGAGTCGGTGAATGACATCATTGTTGAGCACGAGGAATTCGACATCCTCCCCGCGAGCGAGAAGCTTGCGAACAACAAGAACATCCAGACATTGCTTGAGGCGCCGAAAAGTCGAGAGCGACTGGAGATGACACTCGACGAACTCGATGAGGACTACGACTACATCATCGTCGACACGCCCCCATCCCTGAACGTCCTCACCGATAACGCCCTCGTCGCGACCGGCAACGTCGTCATCCCTGTAATTCCCGAGAAACTCAATGCCAACAGCCTCCAGATTTTCGCGAAGCAACTGAGCTCCCTCGAACAGGCGTATGGAGACATCAATCGTCTCGCGATTGCCTGCAACCGTGTCGAACAGAACGCCGAGCACCGCGATACCATCGAGGAGATCAAATCGGCGTACTCCCTCCCAATTTTCGAGATTCCGAAGCGTACGGATCTCTCCCAATCGATCGGCGAAGGTGTGTCTGTCTTCGGCTTCGCCAAGGAGAACAAGCGCGTCGAGGATGCACGTGAACTGTTCAACGAAATTGCCGACCTGTTCGACGAGACGTTCGAGAAGACCGTGCCTGAGGAGGTGGAAGCATGA
- a CDS encoding tyrosine-type recombinase/integrase, translating to MSGSTDRRAARGGTTVEEAVSRYLGSLDSGGSRSTMRSPLNEFANFCDGEGVQQIDALETNTLREYGMYLRERAIDQELAASTANTYFNYVRAFLSFCVRDELLDTNPANTQRAEEFLPEDKGDRNRQFWDPEDRQQLINYVTERVDMALEGTIDVSRKIAYRDRAIVVLLADAGVRGAELFRDPRDDARNGVTWGDVDLENHSLEVFGKSRQYERVGLPSAAREALERYRRVVEPPTDAWPIFPTGHAPSKYAVYREVTGEDPDKNVDIDDVLRTAEIPPPALTKAGGRSVMKRLTKEAGIDFEDGSYLKPHGARRALGAELYKKGHSELAQSALRHKSIETTHESYSDIQAKDVAEGIDEVRE from the coding sequence ATGTCTGGATCCACTGATCGTCGGGCTGCTCGCGGGGGGACGACCGTCGAGGAGGCGGTTTCGCGCTATCTCGGCTCGCTCGACTCGGGTGGCTCTCGGTCGACGATGCGATCGCCCCTGAACGAGTTCGCAAATTTCTGTGACGGCGAGGGTGTGCAGCAAATCGATGCCCTCGAGACGAATACGCTCCGGGAGTACGGGATGTATCTTCGTGAGCGTGCCATCGACCAAGAGCTGGCAGCGTCGACGGCGAATACATATTTCAACTACGTGCGTGCGTTTCTCTCCTTTTGCGTCCGCGACGAACTGCTAGACACCAACCCGGCGAATACACAGCGCGCAGAAGAGTTTCTCCCCGAGGACAAAGGCGATCGCAATCGCCAGTTCTGGGATCCTGAAGACCGCCAGCAGCTCATTAACTACGTCACCGAACGTGTGGATATGGCGCTCGAGGGTACGATTGATGTCTCTCGCAAGATCGCCTATCGCGATCGGGCGATCGTGGTTTTGCTCGCCGACGCCGGCGTTCGTGGCGCTGAACTGTTCCGCGATCCGCGCGACGACGCCCGCAACGGCGTGACTTGGGGCGACGTCGACCTCGAGAATCACTCACTCGAGGTGTTCGGGAAATCCCGTCAGTACGAGCGCGTTGGGCTTCCATCGGCCGCTCGAGAGGCGCTCGAGCGGTATCGTCGCGTTGTTGAGCCGCCGACTGACGCGTGGCCGATCTTTCCAACTGGGCACGCCCCCTCGAAATATGCAGTGTATCGTGAGGTGACTGGGGAAGATCCGGATAAGAATGTAGATATTGACGATGTCCTCCGAACCGCTGAAATCCCACCGCCAGCACTCACGAAAGCTGGCGGCCGGTCAGTGATGAAACGGCTTACGAAGGAAGCTGGTATCGACTTCGAGGATGGCAGCTATCTGAAACCGCATGGCGCGAGGCGAGCGCTTGGAGCTGAACTGTACAAAAAGGGTCATTCCGAACTTGCCCAGTCGGCACTTCGACACAAATCCATCGAGACGACTCACGAATCGTACTCCGATATTCAAGCAAAAGACGTTGCAGAGGGGATTGATGAGGTTCGAGAGTGA
- a CDS encoding acyl-CoA dehydrogenase family protein, translated as MKEKYLPKVCDGDAILSVAISESQVGSDAGNMQTSVEYDGGDLVLNGRKMWVTKAEHCSAFLVYARFPDDNIGTIVVDKDTDGLTLDNGTTNMTGHTQNELYFDDCVLSREQVLVHQPEAFKELMIEFNLERCHNAMMCVACGLNSMDRALEYAQVREQFGQPIEISRGSSGSSRIWQ; from the coding sequence TTGAAGGAAAAGTACTTGCCGAAGGTTTGTGATGGTGACGCGATTCTTTCCGTTGCTATTTCCGAATCGCAGGTTGGATCCGACGCAGGCAACATGCAAACGAGTGTCGAGTACGACGGTGGCGACCTCGTCCTCAACGGAAGAAAAATGTGGGTGACGAAAGCAGAACACTGCTCTGCATTCCTCGTATACGCACGTTTCCCTGACGATAACATCGGTACGATTGTCGTCGATAAAGACACGGATGGGCTCACGCTCGATAACGGAACGACGAATATGACAGGACATACCCAAAACGAGCTCTACTTTGACGACTGTGTCCTCTCACGAGAGCAGGTGCTTGTCCACCAACCGGAAGCGTTCAAAGAGCTGATGATCGAATTCAACTTGGAACGGTGCCACAATGCAATGATGTGCGTGGCGTGTGGATTGAACTCGATGGACCGAGCGCTTGAGTACGCACAGGTGCGTGAACAGTTCGGTCAACCGATTGAGATTTCCAGGGGATCGAGTGGAAGCTCGCGGATATGGCAATAG
- a CDS encoding acyl-CoA dehydrogenase family protein: protein MAIELEAARLLTYRAAANAQDGDPSRLETSLAKLKANEVAQKVVDEALQIHGAIGYMKESPLEYMYRCVRGWKITGGTVEAQRDGVASYLKKYGLDTR, encoded by the coding sequence ATGGCAATAGAACTGGAAGCTGCTCGTCTTTTGACTTATCGGGCGGCGGCGAACGCACAGGACGGTGATCCATCGCGGTTGGAAACGTCGCTCGCGAAGCTAAAAGCCAACGAGGTCGCACAGAAGGTCGTCGACGAGGCGCTACAGATTCACGGTGCGATCGGCTACATGAAAGAGTCACCGCTGGAGTACATGTATCGGTGCGTTCGCGGGTGGAAGATTACCGGCGGCACAGTCGAAGCGCAGCGCGACGGGGTCGCTTCGTATCTCAAAAAGTACGGGCTTGATACGCGATAG
- a CDS encoding MFS transporter, translating into MMLVSNIQHIAKVLWSDGRGLVLVTIAAGWFLSLGVRMVYPALLPHMRSTYGMSLSTAGLLLTTLWFAYAIGQLPGGLLADWIGEGRILMISTLVSAGMIGLIVTARSIEVLFGATILFGLTTALYGVARFSSISHLYPEHDGTAIGVTLGAGDMGSALLPPAAGFIATVSVWQYGLGLAMPIFAITAVSLWVFVPTKTSEKTAAVNSLSVDTARYVLSRIAKPTILVMGVVQVLLYSVWQALTGFYPTYLIEIKGIPSTSATVLFGLFFALGIIVKPISGSLYDRFGPKKPLWTIIPVLILSLVALPLIDRFWVLVLLTIPLSCVLGYGTITLTYMTESFPLDMRNTGLGFLRTAYMGIGAMSPVLFGYLADRGYFDEGFFLLAGLAAIALLVSTKIPDYY; encoded by the coding sequence ATGATGCTTGTTTCGAACATACAGCATATCGCGAAAGTACTCTGGAGCGATGGCCGGGGCCTCGTCCTCGTGACCATCGCCGCGGGATGGTTCCTCTCGCTCGGCGTTCGAATGGTCTATCCCGCGTTGCTCCCTCATATGCGCTCTACGTATGGAATGAGTCTCTCAACGGCCGGACTCCTGTTGACGACGCTCTGGTTTGCATACGCGATCGGACAGCTCCCAGGTGGATTGCTGGCCGACTGGATCGGTGAAGGGAGAATCCTGATGATCAGTACGCTCGTTTCCGCGGGTATGATCGGGCTGATCGTCACCGCACGTTCGATAGAGGTCCTCTTCGGTGCGACGATACTGTTCGGGCTTACGACCGCACTGTACGGGGTTGCTCGGTTCTCGTCTATCTCTCATCTATACCCGGAACACGACGGTACTGCGATCGGAGTTACGTTGGGTGCTGGTGATATGGGGAGCGCATTGCTTCCGCCCGCTGCCGGGTTCATCGCAACTGTTTCCGTATGGCAGTACGGGCTGGGACTAGCGATGCCGATATTCGCTATTACCGCGGTCAGTCTGTGGGTCTTTGTTCCGACGAAAACTTCTGAGAAGACGGCTGCAGTCAACTCGTTGTCGGTAGATACCGCTCGCTACGTACTCTCGAGAATAGCCAAACCGACGATTCTCGTCATGGGGGTCGTTCAGGTCCTCCTATATTCCGTATGGCAGGCACTGACCGGCTTTTATCCGACATATCTCATCGAGATCAAGGGAATTCCATCGACTAGCGCGACTGTTCTGTTTGGACTGTTTTTCGCGCTCGGAATCATTGTCAAGCCTATATCTGGATCGCTGTACGATCGATTCGGTCCGAAAAAACCCCTCTGGACTATCATTCCAGTATTGATACTTTCGTTAGTCGCACTCCCCCTGATTGATCGGTTCTGGGTGCTTGTCCTGCTGACGATCCCGCTAAGCTGTGTTCTCGGATACGGAACGATTACACTTACGTATATGACTGAATCGTTCCCGTTGGATATGCGGAATACCGGACTCGGTTTCCTCCGAACGGCCTATATGGGGATCGGGGCAATGAGTCCGGTTCTTTTCGGCTATCTCGCAGACCGTGGATACTTCGACGAGGGATTCTTCCTGTTAGCTGGTCTCGCGGCAATTGCGCTCCTCGTCTCCACAAAAATTCCCGATTATTACTGA
- a CDS encoding helix-turn-helix domain-containing protein has translation MIETLVEADGARVAEAAESLDVAPSIAYDHLQTLRSEGYVLNKGGLYYLSDQYL, from the coding sequence GTGATCGAGACGCTAGTCGAAGCCGACGGCGCTCGCGTGGCGGAGGCCGCCGAATCACTCGATGTTGCACCGAGCATCGCATACGATCACCTGCAGACACTCCGCTCCGAGGGATATGTCCTGAACAAGGGCGGGCTATACTATCTGTCGGATCAGTACCTCTGA
- a CDS encoding enoyl-CoA hydratase/isomerase family protein — protein MLDTNFETIRWSFDQELKYGTITLDRPESLNALSKQLRREYATCFRELQDRIEEGHDIRAVIVNGAGDRAFSVGADVNDSHDVPAGVSKPGGEYELAEEFSRPVIAKIDGYCLGGGLEMALSCDFRFASERSTLGQPEIDLGIIPGGGGTQRLAELAGPSRAKELCMTGKHISAEEAKRDGIVNESVPADNLNNHVIKFVRTISEKPPLAVQAVKDAVNASFATDRELGRLYEHRTSRALRYTDDHEEGVRAFREDIEPEWMGR, from the coding sequence ATGCTGGATACTAATTTCGAGACCATTCGCTGGTCTTTCGATCAAGAGCTAAAGTACGGAACAATCACACTCGATAGACCGGAGTCGCTCAACGCGCTTTCGAAGCAGCTTCGACGCGAGTACGCGACCTGTTTTCGTGAACTGCAGGATCGGATTGAAGAAGGACACGACATTCGTGCCGTTATCGTCAACGGAGCGGGGGATCGGGCCTTCTCCGTAGGCGCAGACGTGAACGACTCGCACGACGTTCCCGCCGGCGTATCCAAACCCGGTGGAGAATACGAGCTCGCCGAGGAATTCTCGCGTCCCGTTATCGCGAAGATTGACGGCTACTGTCTTGGTGGCGGACTTGAGATGGCACTGTCCTGTGATTTCCGATTTGCTAGCGAGCGGAGCACGCTCGGACAGCCAGAGATCGATCTCGGAATTATTCCTGGTGGTGGTGGAACACAACGACTAGCGGAGTTGGCCGGACCAAGCCGTGCGAAGGAGCTGTGTATGACCGGTAAGCATATCAGTGCCGAGGAGGCCAAACGAGACGGTATTGTAAACGAAAGTGTCCCAGCAGACAACCTGAACAACCATGTTATAAAATTCGTACGGACCATTTCTGAGAAACCACCACTCGCCGTTCAGGCGGTCAAAGACGCCGTAAACGCCTCATTCGCGACGGACCGGGAACTCGGGCGATTATACGAACACCGGACATCTCGCGCACTCCGTTACACAGACGACCACGAAGAGGGAGTCCGAGCATTTCGGGAAGACATCGAACCCGAGTGGATGGGACGGTAA
- a CDS encoding MmgE/PrpD family protein produces MAYQEAAVVDQLADFVAELHFEDLSEDTVHTVERAFVDTVGVALAGLEEPAGEKACAAFGTTAALFSDVRSANERALAIGTASHALDYDDLSWSMDGHPSVTLVPPLLAVIPETVASGRDIITAFVAGYETECAIAYPVIPTHYKSGWHATATFGVFGATAAVAKLLDLGRTEMREAIAIAASMASGTKENFGSMTKPLHAGLAARSGVTASKLAANGFTGGDSAFEGDAGFWALYADGPEAEFSIGDGLQLEQYGLQLKAYPCCYFTHASIAATEELQENHSIDPNDIDTVEVLTSAAADDALQYDNPDVPSEGKFSMPYVIASTLVTGRVTLSTFEPEHFGNEAVREMMDRVEFIVDENLPYNANSGTVRITTANGTYEKHRKYPPGTYHDPLSKAELHEKFYECTERVIPQETADAVYEQLVSLSEHSSVTGLAIESTGCVESLGDDGIGR; encoded by the coding sequence ATGGCGTATCAAGAAGCGGCTGTCGTCGACCAGCTTGCTGATTTTGTAGCCGAACTGCACTTCGAGGACCTGTCTGAAGACACTGTACATACCGTGGAGCGGGCGTTCGTCGATACGGTCGGTGTGGCGCTCGCCGGTCTTGAGGAACCGGCGGGTGAAAAGGCGTGTGCTGCGTTCGGTACGACCGCTGCACTGTTTTCAGATGTCCGCTCCGCAAACGAGCGTGCGCTCGCGATTGGTACTGCGAGTCATGCGCTGGACTACGACGACCTCTCGTGGTCAATGGATGGGCATCCGAGCGTGACGCTTGTCCCGCCGCTGCTAGCAGTCATTCCCGAGACAGTGGCATCCGGTCGTGACATTATCACAGCATTTGTGGCCGGTTACGAAACGGAGTGTGCGATCGCATACCCGGTCATCCCGACACACTATAAGTCGGGATGGCACGCCACGGCAACGTTTGGGGTCTTCGGTGCGACTGCTGCAGTCGCAAAGCTTCTTGATCTTGGCCGGACGGAGATGCGAGAGGCAATCGCAATCGCGGCCTCAATGGCCTCGGGAACGAAGGAGAACTTCGGTTCGATGACAAAGCCCCTCCATGCGGGTCTCGCGGCTCGGTCCGGTGTCACTGCTTCCAAGCTGGCGGCGAACGGATTTACAGGTGGAGACTCCGCCTTCGAAGGCGATGCAGGTTTCTGGGCGCTATATGCTGACGGCCCAGAAGCCGAATTTTCGATCGGTGACGGACTTCAACTTGAACAGTATGGTTTACAATTGAAAGCATACCCTTGCTGTTACTTCACTCACGCCAGTATCGCTGCCACGGAAGAGTTACAAGAGAACCATAGCATCGATCCGAACGACATTGACACGGTCGAGGTCCTGACGTCGGCCGCTGCAGACGATGCACTCCAGTATGACAATCCGGACGTCCCAAGTGAGGGAAAATTCTCGATGCCGTACGTCATTGCGAGTACGCTGGTGACCGGTCGGGTTACTCTCTCAACGTTTGAACCGGAACACTTTGGGAACGAAGCGGTTCGAGAGATGATGGACCGTGTCGAGTTCATCGTCGATGAGAATCTACCGTACAATGCGAACAGCGGTACGGTCCGTATTACAACCGCGAATGGAACGTACGAGAAGCATCGAAAATATCCTCCTGGGACGTATCACGATCCGCTTTCCAAAGCAGAACTGCATGAGAAGTTTTACGAGTGTACCGAACGAGTTATCCCCCAGGAAACTGCTGACGCGGTCTACGAACAGTTGGTATCGCTTTCGGAACACTCTTCGGTCACCGGGTTAGCGATTGAGTCTACCGGCTGTGTTGAATCACTAGGTGACGACGGGATAGGTCGATAA